CGCGAGTACATTTTCAATCTCGGCCGGATAAATATTTTCCCCACCCGAAATAATCAAATCCGAGCGTCGATCAACAATATATAAATAACCTTCTTCATCAAAATAACCGATATCACCAGTTGGAAGCCAACCGTCGATTAATGGATTTTGAGTTGCAACATGTCCGATATAGCCAGGCGTAACATGAGGCCCTCGAATATAGACCTCTCCATTTTCCATCGGATTTTTTGCGTCATTAATTTTTATTTGATTAAAAAACAACGGTTTCCCTGCCGATCCTATTTTCCGAATCGCATCTTGTGATGAAAGCGTTGCAGTCTGGGAACTTGTTTCCGTCATCCCATACGTTTGTAGCACAGGTATCTCGCAAGTTTGCGCTCTTTCCAAGTAATCAATCGGAACAGGTCCACCGCCAGCAAGCATCGTCTTAAAAGAACCGTGAGCAACCGTCCCGTGCTTCTCGAATTCACGTAGTATCTTATCCAACGTAACCGATACAACCGAAACTCGTGTCACCAATCCTTGTTGGATATCCTCATATACATTCTCAGCGTTAAATTTATCATAAAGCTTTACTTCCATGCCGTACAATACAGAACGGACAAGAATTGAAAACCCGCTTATATGAAATAACGGCATCGTGCAAAGCCAAACATCGTTTTCCTCAAGACCCAAATTCAACACAGAAGAAAGCGCACTCGAGGTATGATTATTTGCCGTTTGCCGAACGCCTTTCGGAAAACCAGTCGTCCCCGAGGTATACATAATCGTAATTGTTCGATCTGGATTCCAAGTTTTCTCGACTACAATCATACTTTCATCACTTGCATGAATTTTAGAGAAAGGTAACGTGGAAGTAGTTAAATCACTCAACAGATTTTCTAACTCTTCAGCAACAATGACAACGGATGCCGCCGAATCCTCCACTTGCCATTCAATTTCCTTTTTCGTCAAGCGACTATTCAACATCACAATTTCAAGTCCAAGAAGCATGCATGCATGAATAATAAAGACCATTTCATCATTGGACGGCCCAAGTAAGGCTATACGATCTCCACTATGTAAACCGTTCGCTCTTAATTTCCGCGCAAGCGTCATCGATTTCTCTTCAACTTGTTTAAAAGTCCAACTTTCGCCATTATATGTCAACGCAGTTTTATCCGGCGTTAAATAAACCCGTTGTTTAAGCCAATTAGGTATCAACAAAATCACCTTCCATTTAGAAAAAGCTGCCCATATATTCGGGCAGCTCGTTGTTCGTTTAAATTAAGGGAAGCGTGGGAATTGACCAAAGTCCGGTTTGCGTTTTTCTTTAAACGCGTCGCGGCCTTCTTTTGCTTCGTCCGTTGTGTAATAAAGTAATGTTGCGTCTCCAGCCATTTGTTGAAGTCCCGCAAGTCCATCTGTGTCTGCGTTCATAGCTGCTTTAACGAAACGTAGTGCTGTCGGGCTCATTGAGAGCATCTCTTCACACCATTGAACCGTTTCATCTTCTAATTGTTCGTATGGAACCACCGTGTTTACAAGCCCCATATCAAGTGCTTCCTGTGCATTGTATTGACGGCATAAGAACCAAATCTCACGCGCTTTTTTATGCCCGATAATGCGAGCAAGATAACCAGAACCATATCCAGCATCAAACGATCCCACTTTCGGGCCTGTTTGACCAAAGATAGCATTGTCTGCAGCAATTGTTAGGTCGCAAACAACATGTAAAACGTGTCCCCCGCCAATCGCGAATCCTGCAACCATTGCCACAACCGGTTTTGGAATCACACGGATTAAGCGTTGCAAGTCAAGAACGTTCAGGCGTGGAATTTCATCTTCCCCGACATAACCGCCGTGACCGCGAACTCGTTGGTCGCCGCCTGAACAAAATGCCTTTTCACCTTCACCAGTTAAAACGATAACCCCGATGCTTTCATCGTCACGCGCACGTGAAAATGCATCAATTAGTTCTGTAACCGTTTTCGGACGAAATGCATTTCGCACCTCAGGGCGGTTAATAGTGATCTTAGCAATACCACTATGCTTTTCGTATTTAATGTCCTCATATGTACGTAATGTTTCCCATTGACGAGTCATAAATTTTTCCTCCTTCGTTATTATCTTTTGAACATGCTCCTCTATCATTGTAGCAAATAAAGTCGGTTTTTCCACATGTATTGCATGTCCTGCATTTTTTACAATGCAATGCTTCGAATTATGCAGTCCTTTTTTCATTTCCTGGGCAATTTTAACGAATTTCTTGTCGATTTCACCCGTAATAAGTAACACTGGTACTTTTATTTCTTTAAGCCTATTCCAATTCGAAGGCTGGCTACCCGTTCCAATTCCAAGCAAACTACCCGCTAACCCAACTTCATTTTGCGATAAACGTTCATCTCGTATTTTTTGTTGTCGTTCTGCCGACAACTTCTTTTGCGAATCAAAAAGAGGAATACTCTCCCAAAACTCAACAAATAATCGAATTCCTTCACTACTAATTTTCCCTGCGAGCAATTTGTCTTTGTTCATTCGTTCTATTCGGTCAATATCCATCTTCAAACCAGGCGTTGAACTTTCAAGTATTAAAGATGCCACGCGCTTCGGGTAATTAATCGTATAGCTTAATGCAATCCGTCCACCCATCGAATAGCCCATAAGAGTAAATTTTGTAAGATTTAATTCGCAAAACAATACTTCCAAATCAGCAATTTGCTTTTCCATTGAATATCGACTCGGATCCAATGGCGCAAATGTTTTTCCATGACCAATCAAATCGATAGCCACCGTATGATATTTCCCTTTTAAGAGGTCGATTATTTCAGACCAAGTCCCTGCACTTCCCGTAAATCCATGTAAAAAGACAATAACCGGCAAAGCAGGATCATTACTTCGCTGAACGTGATAATCTATTCCATTTATAGGGATAATCATTTCATTCAATGGAATCAATTCTTTTCGTAATTTCATTCCATAATGTACGGTGAGCTGTTACATTTGCTTCACGATTTGTAAACACTTCGATAATACGGATATTCTTCTCTTTTTCTTTTGCCAATTCTTGTTCAAACTCTTCCATCGACTCAATTGAAGCGTATTGTGCATCGTACATTGCCGCAATATGTTCGAACGTTAAACCTGTCGGTGTGCCGAAAAGCCTTTCAAAATGATTGCCTGATTCAGCTTGCGGCAAATAAGAAAAAATACCGCCGCCATCATTATTCATAATAACGATTGTTAGATCTGTTTCATGGAATCTCGACACAATCAGCCCATTCACATCATGTAAAAATGATAAATCACCGATTAATAACCAAGTTGGGCGTTTCCGCGCTGCTTGAATTCCCAATGCAGTCGAAACAACACCGTCAATCCCATTTGTACCGCGATTCGCAAAAATTGTAATATCCCTATCTGTTTTACCGAAAAACGTGTCTACATCGCGTATGGGCATACTGCTGCCACTTATCAAATCCGACTCGTCTGGTAAATGGGAGAATAACATTTGGGTGTAAGCCCCTTCATCACTGCCAATTGAATTTTCCATTACAACGGTTGCTTCATGATTTGCCCGACTCCATATTCTTGCATAAAAACTTTCTTCTTTTTGAACATTGATTTGAAGAAATGCCTCTGCCGATGATTGAATATGGTGAGTAACTATACCAAGCGGATCTCGAAACTCTGGCGATTCATCAACTAAAACAACAGTTTGTGGCCTTACTTTTTTCAGAAAAAGTGATAATGGTTTTGAAACAGGTTGTGGACCAAAGCGAATAACAGTATCCGGGATTGCTTTTCCTTTATATAATTCACTCTTTAACAGTGCATCATACCGATCAATACAAAGATTCATGCAATTAGTTGGAACCTTTGCACGCAGGTTTGATAGCGGATCACATAAAACCGGCCAGTTTAAAGCTTTTGCAAACTTCCAAAACAACTCAGTATCAATCCCAATTGGCAACTCGCCAACAACTAGTAAACCTTTTTCCGTTTTATGTAAGACACTCTCAATGAACTGTGTTGTGGAAGCATCTAGAAAATCTATCCCTTTCATACGTTGGATAA
This genomic window from Sporosarcina sp. Marseille-Q4063 contains:
- a CDS encoding o-succinylbenzoate--CoA ligase, encoding MIPNWLKQRVYLTPDKTALTYNGESWTFKQVEEKSMTLARKLRANGLHSGDRIALLGPSNDEMVFIIHACMLLGLEIVMLNSRLTKKEIEWQVEDSAASVVIVAEELENLLSDLTTSTLPFSKIHASDESMIVVEKTWNPDRTITIMYTSGTTGFPKGVRQTANNHTSSALSSVLNLGLEENDVWLCTMPLFHISGFSILVRSVLYGMEVKLYDKFNAENVYEDIQQGLVTRVSVVSVTLDKILREFEKHGTVAHGSFKTMLAGGGPVPIDYLERAQTCEIPVLQTYGMTETSSQTATLSSQDAIRKIGSAGKPLFFNQIKINDAKNPMENGEVYIRGPHVTPGYIGHVATQNPLIDGWLPTGDIGYFDEEGYLYIVDRRSDLIISGGENIYPAEIENVLAAHPLISEAGVCGKDDDEWGSVPIAFVVVTENVSEEELKAFCREWLASYKVPKEFYFVEELPRNASNKLLRRELKEWASLQ
- the menB gene encoding 1,4-dihydroxy-2-naphthoyl-CoA synthase codes for the protein MTRQWETLRTYEDIKYEKHSGIAKITINRPEVRNAFRPKTVTELIDAFSRARDDESIGVIVLTGEGEKAFCSGGDQRVRGHGGYVGEDEIPRLNVLDLQRLIRVIPKPVVAMVAGFAIGGGHVLHVVCDLTIAADNAIFGQTGPKVGSFDAGYGSGYLARIIGHKKAREIWFLCRQYNAQEALDMGLVNTVVPYEQLEDETVQWCEEMLSMSPTALRFVKAAMNADTDGLAGLQQMAGDATLLYYTTDEAKEGRDAFKEKRKPDFGQFPRFP
- the menD gene encoding 2-succinyl-5-enolpyruvyl-6-hydroxy-3-cyclohexene-1-carboxylic-acid synthase yields the protein MGNKKPLTNYVRRMTRALMNAGVKSVVISPGSRSTPLAYAFASTKSLEAYMQVDERSAGFFALGLAKATGEPVVLLCTSGTAASNYFPAVTEAHYARIPLIVITADRPHELREVGAPQAIDQIQLYGNHVKYSVDFPLAEENSDVDDYIERHVQRAASVALSAPSGPIHLNVPFREPLLIDFEMETPSPTFIQRMKGIDFLDASTTQFIESVLHKTEKGLLVVGELPIGIDTELFWKFAKALNWPVLCDPLSNLRAKVPTNCMNLCIDRYDALLKSELYKGKAIPDTVIRFGPQPVSKPLSLFLKKVRPQTVVLVDESPEFRDPLGIVTHHIQSSAEAFLQINVQKEESFYARIWSRANHEATVVMENSIGSDEGAYTQMLFSHLPDESDLISGSSMPIRDVDTFFGKTDRDITIFANRGTNGIDGVVSTALGIQAARKRPTWLLIGDLSFLHDVNGLIVSRFHETDLTIVIMNNDGGGIFSYLPQAESGNHFERLFGTPTGLTFEHIAAMYDAQYASIESMEEFEQELAKEKEKNIRIIEVFTNREANVTAHRTLWNEITKRIDSIE